In Glycine max cultivar Williams 82 chromosome 10, Glycine_max_v4.0, whole genome shotgun sequence, the DNA window ctctttataatcaatgtcatctttctgagtaaattccttagcaacaagtctagccttgtaacgttcaaggttgccatgagagtcacatttagtcttgaagacctatttacaaccaactctcttacaaccctttggtaattctacaaggtcccaaacaccattatgttccatggaatttatctcttctttcatgacatttaaccatttctcagaattatcacaacttataacttgtgaaaacaaaactggattattatcattaatgcttaagtttgtttctgtttcatgtaggtataccacataattattcgaaatagctggtcttctttctctttgagacctccttaatgctacttcttgtggttcttccataataggttcattatgcatcatgggttcattattgtgttgctcctcttcattaattttgtaacaataaCTAAAAGGAGCAATCACCTTACTGCAAGAGGCCTAAGCTAAAAGGACTAGTActttaacttctttaatttccacttctcgtggaactgcactcccactgatttcaccattttcaatgaaccttgcattttCAGTTttgacaattctcatactatgattaggacaataaaacatatacccctttgatttttctggataaccaatgaaatattcaCTGGTTGTTCTTgcttccaattttctttcttgcggattataaatccttatttctaCCTGACAACCCCAAACATAcaggtgccttatactaggtgtcCTATTTGTCCATAGTTCAAAATGTGTCTTTGAAACTGTCTTACTAGGAAtcctattcaacaaatacatgacaGTTTTCAAATCATATATCCATAAAGATACGGGTATAGTcaaattgattaacatacttctaaccatatccattaaagttctattacacctttctgatacaccattttgttgtggtgtaccgaGTATTATGTATTGCGCACAAATGTCACATTTCTGAAGaagcttagcaaatggacctaGGTGTTACCCAATTTCATCATATCTTTCGTAatactcaccacctctatcatatctaataattttcacaatttctaaggcatccattgcctgagaaatctcaggcagtaagtagacataaccaTAACgcgaataatcatcaataatggtgataaagtatccttctttttcaaaagaactaacatcaaaaggtccacaaatatcagtatgcacaatttcaagaagctgagtgcttcttgtaactcctttctttgtatgttttgcttgtttccctttaatacaacccacacaaatatttagatccgaaaaatctagataaggaagaatttcattctttattaatcttttcatCATTTCTCTAGATATGTGACCTAAAcatttatgccacaagaaaacAGAttgttcattcactaaactacgtttagtgccaacattatgatgcagagttaaaacAGTTCCAATATACAAATtgtctaatttcaatttatataaaccatcacaagaatatcagtaccaatgagatgattatgcttaaataaattgaaacatccattaccaaaattaaaagaacatctagtaacatcaagtttagataatgaaactaaattcctagataaactaggtacataaggAGTTTCTAGTAAATCTAAACGATGTCCAGTCTCgagttttaaacaataagtctCAACTGTTTCCATTGGAGCTTTCACTCCATCCCCCATGAAAATGAAtttctcatttgggcttatggtttggattgtaaggaatctctgcataatgttgaaaacatgagtcatacatccaaaattaatccaccatgtattatgagaaacttcagttaagtttgattcaaaacatacaagagCATTATGCTCACCATTCTTTTCAAACCAAGACTTATGCTTTAGGCAGTCCTTCTGGAAATGTCCAGATTTCCTataaaattgacaattattgtcttttgataccttcttctggatttgcaaagagtATTGATCTTTAATGACCCTTTGCCTATATCATgtttcttcataaatttctttctAGCTCATTGATTCCCTTGGTGACTTACGTAATGAACTGAGTGACTTCtttgattcttaagcctcgcttcttcctgaactaacatactatgcaattcatgcacgtttcatttatcttttatgGTATTATAGTTCATTTGAAACGGGTCATACTCAGACGGTAAtgattttagaataaattgaaTAAGAAAGTTTTCATTCACAGTCATTCCCAAGTAACCGCATAAACCTTTTAGCACTTTCAGAGTGCAAtatttgtcatctcaatgacatgttcatacatagtaTGTGAatcatcaaacttcatggtggtcaatgtactcattaatgtctcAGAAACAGACTTATTAGCTGTTTCAGAGTGCTCTCCCACTAACCCTATAAACCTTTTAGCACTTTCAATTTTAGGGAGAATTGTCTTAATACTGTTTGCAATagtcattctcatcaacattaggcCGACTTTGTTAGATCTTTCTCAAGCTTTCTAATGaactttctcttcattgctactagtatcaataatagtaacaaacttctcttccaacataataagatcatgatccaaaacaccgaggtgaaattggacttgctcatttcAGTCAAAGAAGTCAAGCCCATTAAAATTGAAACAGATGATACATAAGAATTCAGTGAATTGAGaacatgtattacataataaaattcacgtaagtgttttgagacataaaatacatgtcatacacatgaTTCGTTCAAATAACagtcaatgtatattgatgttctcctttgggtgatacaccaacacacaacatacaaacataatgatgctaataaaaattcttaactttatttggcaattaaatatgcaccaattagtagtatctatttcctttggacatataaataaaactaatgatacacacaaatcgcctacaattatattcattaattataagaacaattaatcaacctttgggcAATCCATAAATGTCTTATagcaatgaatttcaattaccgATAAACCAATAaccatataatttagcatccattattctatgagtaattgaaataatcattaatttggaataaataaccttacaaatttggctaCTTTGGTGACtagcaaattcaacatacatttaattccaaccaaatatatttGACATGCACATgcttattgctattaacaattcataaccattctattaatttcattctaggccataaaataatattacatttatttgtattttgcattcaaacacattcaaaggaatatgtagcatatacatatttactgctaccaataatttctaaacattcacattaatttaattacaagaTATAAACTTCCAATCTTTTAATGACATTCAACAATAATATtcgaaaaaaaaagagcaagtgggattgaaaatagaaaaaataggtTACAGATAGTAAAATCCAAAATTTCTTATTCTCCCCTGCGAGGAACTTACGCGTAGGAGCagcttttcaaacaaaaattggaGTTGAAAGGAAGCTACATGCAGTCAGCCGCACAGCTTTACAAATCCAATTCACACATAACGCGTCATTCATTCtccataatttaatatatacaatttaAAGTGTCATTacgtataaatatcatatatttttcttcattgaatacaatcaaaataatataattttacgcatttatatttgtgatttgaaagtcaatttaattgatatcctttttaatataagatttcatacttacacaaaaaaaattcataaatttcataattagggatGATGCataattgaaagaaattaaattatttttaaattttataattagggtTATGCataattgaaagaaattaaatcatttttggagaattataaatttcataacacacGCTCTGATATCACATGTAAAACTTGAAGGGTTTTCTAGAttatcaattatagaaaaccaatagaatcttgaaacttattattctcacaaacaatagataaacaaataatatagaTAAACAAATAATGCGTACCTCTCCGGTGTAATTTGATTTCCTtggaagaggagagaaataagatttcacttccttagaCTTTTTTTTGTCTGCCTCTCTCTGTTCGTGATGATTATAagtgagagagaacacttttctgTCCCGAAGGACCTTGTTTCACGTGTTAACCCCCCCTTCTCACataagacattaattctaacagtTAGGACAAGGGTTGAGTTTGAAGGCCAGACTCACTGCTTATAGGTAATGTACTGTTTACATAACTTGATATTCCTTTtcacaaattaatgattaactttataaataattcttttcttttgatcATAAACGAGCCTACCCTTCACACCCGAGTCTAAGTACTACGCAGATTTGAATGTTACATTGGTtttgtagtaaaataaaaagCCAAATATACAGCCATTACTTTCCTACTTAGTACTTACGCTAAACATTCTCCTTTTACATAAAATTCTCCAGCTTCAGCCGTGGTGGCTGCTGGCATTGTAGTGCTGCAGATGGTCTTGGCTTGCTGCTTTAGGAGAAATATCTTTTGGAGGGAGAATCCAACACATTGGATTATTGAAGGGTTTTTGAAGGAACACGGACCCCTTCCTACAGCTCGGTACAGTTATTCAGAGGTTAAGAGAATGACCAATTCTTTTAGGAACAAATTAGGCCAAGGGGGATTCGGTAGTGTATACAAAGGGCAGTTACAAGATGGTCGTGTTGTTGCGGTgaagattttaaataaatcagaCAGCAATGGAGAAGAATTCGTCAATGAAGTTGCAAGCATTAGCAGGACTTCACATGTTAACATTGTTAGGCTTTTGGGATTATGTTTGGACAGTTCTAAACGGGCTCTAATTTACGAGTTTATGCCAAATGGATCTCTTGACAATTTTATATATGAAGAGAAGAATCCCCTAAAGGTTGCTCGCCACTTGGATTGCAAAGTATTGTATGATATTACAATTGGCATTGCTCGTGGATTAGAGTACTTACACAGAGGTTGCAACACTAGAATCTTGCATTTTGACATAAAACCTCACAATATATTGTTAGATGAGGATTTTTGTCCAAAAATATCCGATTTTGGACTCGCAAAAATTTGTCCAAGAAAAGAAAGCGTGGTATCAATGCTTTGTGCTAGAGGTACCGCTGGCTATATTGCCCCAGAAGTTTTTTCCAGGAATTTTGGTGCAGTGTCACATAAGTCAGATGTTTATAGTTTTGGAATGATGGTCTTAGAAATggttggaagaagaaaaaacattaagGCTGAAGTAGACAACTCGAGTGAAATATATTTTCCTCATTGGATTTACAATCGTCTTGAATCAAATCAAGAGCTTggtttacaaaatataaaaaatgaaggtGATGACCAAATGGTGGGAAAGATGACAATAGTTGGCTTGTGGTGCATACAAACCCACCCTTCAGCTCGACCAGCCATTAGTAAAGTGATGGAAATGTTAGAAAGTAAAATGGAGTTATTGCAAATTCCTCCTAAACCTTTTCTGTCTTCTCCTTCAACCTCTCCGGTTCATTTATCATGTGAGACACTATAGTTTAGAAGAATATATACTAAGATGTAGCCTTTGTTGTAGTACATTGCActtattactatttttcttcttcttttagtttGGCTTTATAAATTGATGAGTAAGTGCAGCGTTAATCACTTTGAAAGATTTCATACTCTACATCTATTTCTTGTCTTAATATTCACTTTTGATAGCTATGTAGACTTAATTTTTAGGTTTTGTCTTCGCTTTATCTGCTTGCTTTAAAATCCCCTTCCTACCCATTTATGATGTGGACGCACACCACGAACCGCTCCATCTCGTCGCCGACATAGATCGTGGTTTGGGTTTGGATTTCATCGCCTTTCCCATGCGCCGCTCTGCACAGTGACCACCCCAGATATGGGGTATGAGGCTACCATCTTCTCAATGGTTTTTCTGCCACCGCGAAAGTACGgaataagaaggaaaaagaaaaataaagagagaaagagagggaaGGATCGCCGGAAATATCTTTTTACAGTGTTCGGCGGTGGTGGTCCAAGAGAAGAAGGGAAGAAATAGGACGGTGGTGGTCcaatagaagaagaaaggagagaataaattccaaaaatgataaattaatcatCACATTTTAATCCTTACTTGTCAGATTAACAAAAACATTAgatttcataaatcaaactaacCGTAGGACTAATATTTAcactagaaattaaaaaaccaTTCGGTTTTTTCCTTTTACTCGACTCTTCCTAACATTTCTACTATGGCCTCTGTTTCCGCTCTTGTTTTTTATGACTTTTCTTTGCGCCACGTCTGTTCGTGCCTATTTTGGTATCATTTATatactattataaattttaattatataaaaatgtttgtgaGTAATTTACATGTTAAAATACTAGTTAATTTAGAGTGATATGCAGGGGATAAACCATTGCGGATTTGCTAGAAGGGGTAATTTAATGGGCTTGTTGgttcaaactttaatttaaaaatgtaatcACGGGTGAATGTGTAATGGATATTGCATTTGAGAAGCAAGGGCTGAAGAAGAACCTTGATTCAGTTGTTTATATCTACCAACCTTATATTTTGCATTGCTGGGTTCGCAATGTCCCACAGCCACAATGGTTGCCCCAccactataatttttttccataattATTTAGTAGACGAAATCTTCCACATGACTTCAAGTCAACTGGTGTTTTAAGTAGCTCATACGGGCACAGCTTCGCCaagaatgtttaaaataattttaagactcTCTTCTTTACCTCTTACATTATAACGCTTCTAGCTCGTAGACGTACTGGGTGATTGAGGAAGGATGAGTGGAGTTTATGAATTTGTATCATTGCTTTTGTTTTGTCACCTTATGCCACTTCTATTGGCGGCGGCGTGTCCACCTCTGCTTTCTTGTGGAGATCTTGGCAATATCAGTTTCCCCTTTACTACAACAGAACGCCCCGACTGTGGCTTTTTACCCATACGGAATTGTGAAGATCCACTCAAGTTCAAAATGATCCAATTACAGAATAATGGAGAATGGTTTCGGGTTGTACTCGTAGCTCAGCTTCGGAACAGTtctatcataacttttcaaattagaGACAAACATCTCTATGACCTTCTGCAGAACGAAAGTTGTGAAGCTTTCAGATACAATTATACTATTCCTCCCTTCTTTCACTTTGCTGCTTTACGTATCCAATACCACACAAGTCTGTTCAGGTGCAAGCGCAGCCTCCATGTCAGCCCTCCCACGGGCATGCTTAATTATACAAAATGCCCCGACTACGATCTCTACTACAAGCACATCATCACGGCTGATGATGTGTCTCGGAGTTCTTTGGCAGCATGTACAGAGGTCCAGCTTCCAATTAAAGACGTGCCTGACGCTATAAACCCATTTACCTTTGTAACTGCAGATATCATCATTCGAGTAGACTTAACTGATGAATGTGCAGATTGCAACTATCGCCATGGAGGGCAGTGTAAACTTGACAGCACAGAGACATTTTGTTGTGTCAATGGTATACTACAACAAAAACCCTGAAAACACAAGCACGCACGAATGCAATGCACTAATCCTTGCTGCTTTTATCTGCTTTTCCCATTTTAGGTTCTTAAATGTTTCCTTCACGATTTGTGTTATTTGCTGAATTGTTTCTTCTAATCGCTGCAGTTGTAAAGAAAGGGTTGAGCTTGAAGACCAAACTGGGCATAGGTAATGTACTGTTTACATAACTTGATATTCCTTTTcacaaattaatgattttataaataattcttttcttttgatcATATACGAGCCTACCATTCACACACGAGTCTAATTACTATGCAGATTTGTATgttacaatgttttttttagtaaaataaaaagtcaaaattAGTCCAGTTAATCAACAGAGCCTATAAACATGTTTTGTGActtttattcatatataaagGTCATTAGTTTCTTACTTACGCCAAGCATTTTCCtcctatattaaataaattctcCAGCTTCGGTCGTGGTAGGGGCTGCTGGAGTTGTTGTTCTGCTGATGGTCTTGGCTTGCTGTTTTAGGAAAAACCTTTTTAGGAGGGAGAACCCAACCCATCGGATTATTGAAGGGTTTTTGAAGGAACATGGGCCCCTTCCTACAGCTAGGTACAGTTATTCAGAGGTTAAGAAACTGACTAATTCTTTTAGAAAGCAATTAGGCCAAGGGGGATTCGGTAGTGTATACAAAGGGCAATTACATGATGGTCGTGCTGTTGCGGTgaagattttaaataaatcagaAGGCAACGGAGAAGAATTCATCAATGAAGTTGCAAGTATTAGCAGGACTTCACATGTCAACATTGTTAGACTATTGGGATTCTGTTTAGATAGTTCTAAACGGGCTCTAATATACGAGTTTATGCCTAATGGATCTCTTGACAGGTttatatatgaagaaaaaaatccaCTACAGGTTGCTCACCAATTGGATTGCAAACAATTGTATGATATTGCAATTGGCATTGCTCGTGGATTAGAGTACTTACACAGAGGTTGCAACACTAGAATCTTGCATTTTGACATAAAACCTCACAATATATTACTAGATGAAGATTTCTGCCCAAAAATATCAGATTTTGGACTTGCAAAACTATGTCCAAGAAAAGAAAGTGCGGTATCAATATTTGGTGTTAGAGGAACCGCTGGCTATATTGCCCCAGAAATTTTTTCCAGGAATTTTGGTGCAGTATCACATAAGTCAGATGTCTACAGTTATGGAATGATGGTCCTGGAAATGGTTGGAATGAAAACTAATATTAAGGCTGAAGTAAGCCGCTCAAGTGAAATATATTTTCCTCAATGGATTTACAATTGTATTGAATCAGATCAAGAACTTGGTctgcaaaatataagaaatGAAAGTGATGACAAAATGGTGAGAAAGATGATAATAGTGGGCTTATGGTGTATACAAACCAACCCTTCAACCCGACCGGCCATTAGTAAAGTGGTGGAAATGCTAGACAGTGAAGTTGAGTTATTACAAATTCCACCTAAACCTTGTTTATCTTCCTATTCAACCTCTCCAGTTCATTTGTCATGTGAGACATTGTAATTTAGGAGAGTACTGGTATGTAGTCTAGGTTGCAGTATATTGCATTTATTACTAGTATATTTGACTTTTAGTTTGACCTCATAAATTGATGTGTAACTGTATTGTAATGTGTAAGGTTGGCATTTCAGAAAACTTCAGACTTTATACCTATTTCTTAACTTTAATATATGCTTCTGATAGGTATTTAATCGCTTTGCTTCAAAACCCCCTACATAATGTCTATTTAGGAATGTACTAGTGAAGCTTTGAATAATACAAAGTGAAATTCCATTGACAAGAAACTAGACTAGTGAAAAACCAACGAAAGAAACATGAAAAAACTGTAAGCTAGAAAAAACTTAAACCGCTAAAAACAGGAGGATTTTTCGTTTGCATTCTTTTTGTCATAGGATCTAGCTAACTAGTGCTGAGGACCGTTAAGAAGTGAACATTAAAGgtttttattaaagattaaaataatattcgctgatacatttaaaaaaaaataattctttagaAACATTAGTTAATCTCTCTGTATTTTTGGTATCCTACTTAGCTAGTCTTTGTTAATTAGTGTCTAATTAGACATGTCATTGAATATTATAAAACGAAACGTATTTGAGGGAAGAGATAAGATATTTATAACcctttgaaagaaatgaaagtgaaaggaaagaaaaaaaaaccataaatcaTGTGATTTCTTTGTTTGAtagaataaaaagtaaaagaaaaataaaataaatgattaatttcatgagataaaaatttaaacttttttttcaatttaaatatatatattttctttccttttggcCGTTTCTTTCCTCCCTACCAAAAGTagattacatagaaaa includes these proteins:
- the LOC100778621 gene encoding LEAF RUST 10 DISEASE-RESISTANCEUS RECEPTOR-LIKE PROTEIN KINASE-like 2.4 isoform X4, which codes for MSGVYEFVSLLLFCHLMPLLLAAACPPLLSCGDLGNISFPFTTTERPDCGFLPIRNCEDPLKFKMIQLQNNGEWFRVVLVAQLRNSSIITFQIRDKHLYDLLQNESCEAFRYNYTIPPFFHFAALRIQYHTSLFRCKRSLHVSPPTGMLNYTKCPDYDLYYKHIITADDVSRSSLAACTEVQLPIKDVPDAINPFTFVTADIIIRVDLTDECADCNYRHGGQCKLDSTETFCCVNVVKKGLSLKTKLGIASVVVGAAGVVVLLMVLACCFRKNLFRRENPTHRIIEGFLKEHGPLPTARYSYSEVKKLTNSFRKQLGQGGFGSVYKGQLHDGRAVAVKILNKSEGNGEEFINEVASISRTSHVNIVRLLGFCLDSSKRALIYEFMPNGSLDRFIYEEKNPLQVAHQLDCKQLYDIAIGIARGLEYLHRGCNTRILHFDIKPHNILLDEDFCPKISDFGLAKLCPRKESAVSIFGVRGTAGYIAPEIFSRNFGAVSHKSDVYSYGMMVLEMVGMKTNIKAEVSRSSEIYFPQWIYNCIESDQELGLQNIRNESDDKMVRKMIIVGLWCIQTNPSTRPAISKVVEMLDSEVELLQIPPKPCLSSYSTSPVHLSCETL
- the LOC100778621 gene encoding LEAF RUST 10 DISEASE-RESISTANCEUS RECEPTOR-LIKE PROTEIN KINASE-like 2.1 isoform X3; this translates as MNIFFILRPLSSPLIFSYIILFYLLAKNTSCDVDPKFLACPPTTCVNNNQSISYPFYIEGKQEPFCGNPGFGISCGPNGFPILNLSNTQYIIHQIFYENQTLRVSNAAFSVSRSNTTNSKGCLPLPLTQNLTLPSTREFDIAPNQTNIRLFYGCGSLPWLEEHKVGCFNKTSSVLALYKEDKNISFVSKNCKGEVVDTIVEDGIIGGNEEALTKGFLLTWKAGNCSVCHNTGGRCGFDFVMYTFRCFCTDRVHSVKCGPDDDPASAVVAAGIVVLQMVLACCFRRNIFWRENPTHWIIEGFLKEHGPLPTARYSYSEVKRMTNSFRNKLGQGGFGSVYKGQLQDGRVVAVKILNKSDSNGEEFVNEVASISRTSHVNIVRLLGLCLDSSKRALIYEFMPNGSLDNFIYEEKNPLKVARHLDCKVLYDITIGIARGLEYLHRGCNTRILHFDIKPHNILLDEDFCPKISDFGLAKICPRKESVVSMLCARGTAGYIAPEVFSRNFGAVSHKSDVYSFGMMVLEMVGRRKNIKAEVDNSSEIYFPHWIYNRLESNQELGLQNIKNEGDDQMVGKMTIVGLWCIQTHPSARPAISKVMEMLESKMELLQIPPKPFLSSPSTSPVHLSCETL
- the LOC100778621 gene encoding LEAF RUST 10 DISEASE-RESISTANCEUS RECEPTOR-LIKE PROTEIN KINASE-like 2.5 isoform X2 → MNIFFILRPLSSPLIFSYIILFYLLAKNTSCDVDPKFLACPPTTCVNNNQSISYPFYIEGKQEPFCGNPGFGISCGPNGFPILNLSNTQYIIHQIFYENQTLRVSNAAFSVSRSNTTNSKGCLPLPLTQNLTLPSTREFDIAPNQTNIRLFYGCGSLPWLEEHKVGCFNKTSSVLALYKEDKNISFVSKNCKGEVVDTIVEDGIIGGNEEALTKGFLLTWKAGNCSVCHNTGGRCGFDFVMYTFRCFCTDRVHSVKCGPDDDPVVKKGLSLKTKLGIGAAGVVVLLMVLACCFRKNLFRRENPTHRIIEGFLKEHGPLPTARYSYSEVKKLTNSFRKQLGQGGFGSVYKGQLHDGRAVAVKILNKSEGNGEEFINEVASISRTSHVNIVRLLGFCLDSSKRALIYEFMPNGSLDRFIYEEKNPLQVAHQLDCKQLYDIAIGIARGLEYLHRGCNTRILHFDIKPHNILLDEDFCPKISDFGLAKLCPRKESAVSIFGVRGTAGYIAPEIFSRNFGAVSHKSDVYSYGMMVLEMVGMKTNIKAEVSRSSEIYFPQWIYNCIESDQELGLQNIRNESDDKMVRKMIIVGLWCIQTNPSTRPAISKVVEMLDSEVELLQIPPKPCLSSYSTSPVHLSCETL
- the LOC100778621 gene encoding PR5-like receptor kinase isoform X5, whose product is MSGVYEFVSLLLFCHLMPLLLAAACPPLLSCGDLGNISFPFTTTERPDCGFLPIRNCEDPLKFKMIQLQNNGEWFRVVLVAQLRNSSIITFQIRDKHLYDLLQNESCEAFRYNYTIPPFFHFAALRIQYHTSLFRCKRSLHVSPPTGMLNYTKCPDYDLYYKHIITADDVSRSSLAACTEVQLPIKDVPDAINPFTFVTADIIIRVDLTDECADCNYRHGGQCKLDSTETFCCVNVVKKGLSLKTKLGIGAAGVVVLLMVLACCFRKNLFRRENPTHRIIEGFLKEHGPLPTARYSYSEVKKLTNSFRKQLGQGGFGSVYKGQLHDGRAVAVKILNKSEGNGEEFINEVASISRTSHVNIVRLLGFCLDSSKRALIYEFMPNGSLDRFIYEEKNPLQVAHQLDCKQLYDIAIGIARGLEYLHRGCNTRILHFDIKPHNILLDEDFCPKISDFGLAKLCPRKESAVSIFGVRGTAGYIAPEIFSRNFGAVSHKSDVYSYGMMVLEMVGMKTNIKAEVSRSSEIYFPQWIYNCIESDQELGLQNIRNESDDKMVRKMIIVGLWCIQTNPSTRPAISKVVEMLDSEVELLQIPPKPCLSSYSTSPVHLSCETL
- the LOC100778621 gene encoding LEAF RUST 10 DISEASE-RESISTANCEUS RECEPTOR-LIKE PROTEIN KINASE-like 2.5 isoform X1 yields the protein MNIFFILRPLSSPLIFSYIILFYLLAKNTSCDVDPKFLACPPTTCVNNNQSISYPFYIEGKQEPFCGNPGFGISCGPNGFPILNLSNTQYIIHQIFYENQTLRVSNAAFSVSRSNTTNSKGCLPLPLTQNLTLPSTREFDIAPNQTNIRLFYGCGSLPWLEEHKVGCFNKTSSVLALYKEDKNISFVSKNCKGEVVDTIVEDGIIGGNEEALTKGFLLTWKAGNCSVCHNTGGRCGFDFVMYTFRCFCTDRVHSVKCGPDDDPVVKKGLSLKTKLGIASVVVGAAGVVVLLMVLACCFRKNLFRRENPTHRIIEGFLKEHGPLPTARYSYSEVKKLTNSFRKQLGQGGFGSVYKGQLHDGRAVAVKILNKSEGNGEEFINEVASISRTSHVNIVRLLGFCLDSSKRALIYEFMPNGSLDRFIYEEKNPLQVAHQLDCKQLYDIAIGIARGLEYLHRGCNTRILHFDIKPHNILLDEDFCPKISDFGLAKLCPRKESAVSIFGVRGTAGYIAPEIFSRNFGAVSHKSDVYSYGMMVLEMVGMKTNIKAEVSRSSEIYFPQWIYNCIESDQELGLQNIRNESDDKMVRKMIIVGLWCIQTNPSTRPAISKVVEMLDSEVELLQIPPKPCLSSYSTSPVHLSCETL